A section of the Vicinamibacterales bacterium genome encodes:
- a CDS encoding DUF3516 domain-containing protein: MAAPLGDFLPDNGDESSDGLLGRFLDYIAGKNLTLYPAQEAAVLELLEDKNVILNTPTGSGKSLVASAMLFAALARGQRAVYTCPIKALVNEKWMALCREFGPEQVGLSTGDATVNRDAPILCCTAEVLGNIALREGADAWIDDVVMDEFHWYADRDRGVAWQTPLLTLPQARFLLMSATLGDTTFFEQALTTINGRPTVTVKSTDRPVPLEFAYAEIPLAHTLEKLADEGKTPVYVVHFTQADAAGSAQDFTSLKICTREEKAAIAEIIKDFAFTSPYGSEIRKWLRHGIGLHHAGLLPKYRVLVEQLAQRGFLKIICGTDTLGVGINVPIRTVLFTRLCKFDGQKTAHLSARDFHQIAGRAGRKGFDTRGFVVVQAPEHVIENIKLSEKAARDGKKVVKRRPPDHNFVNWDLATFKRLMAAQPEQLVSRFHVSHGMLLNVLSRRGDGCRAMRHMIRDCHETAAAKKAHTRRAWQLFRALVTRHIVEFIPRTPEGSTLQVNVDLQDDFSMDQTLSLYLLETIPLLDPDSPEYALDLVTLVESILENPELILRRQLDKIKDRAVAQMKADGVEYDKRMEELEKLEYPKPLREFVYTTFNAFADRHPWVGEENIRPKSIAREMFEQFRSFAEYVLDYDLERAEGLLLRHLNSVYKALSQTVPDGVKTDQVFEMELYLRTLIQQVDSSLADEWEKMRDPDYRPYEPTGPRGQDLRPPGAAEADRDITRDTKQFTAAIRTSVFTFLRAWSIGSHQAALDALASPEDAAGEPWTPERLRTAIEAYRTEHQLLRLDPEARNIRHTYVEPAGGGQTLRVQQMLVDPEMENDWVAEFDVDLAASRDAARPVVRLRRIGVLADAGAVTK, from the coding sequence ATGGCGGCACCGCTGGGCGATTTCCTTCCTGACAATGGCGATGAGTCGAGTGACGGGCTGCTCGGACGCTTTCTCGACTACATTGCCGGCAAGAACCTCACGCTCTATCCCGCGCAGGAGGCTGCGGTCCTCGAACTACTCGAGGACAAGAACGTCATCCTGAACACGCCGACCGGATCGGGGAAATCACTGGTCGCGTCGGCGATGTTGTTCGCGGCGCTGGCGCGGGGCCAACGTGCGGTCTACACGTGTCCGATCAAGGCGCTGGTGAACGAGAAGTGGATGGCGCTCTGCCGCGAATTCGGACCCGAGCAGGTGGGTCTGTCGACCGGGGATGCCACCGTCAATCGCGACGCGCCCATTCTCTGCTGCACCGCGGAAGTCCTGGGCAATATCGCGCTCCGAGAAGGCGCCGACGCCTGGATCGACGACGTGGTGATGGACGAGTTCCACTGGTACGCCGATCGCGATCGCGGCGTGGCGTGGCAGACGCCGCTGCTGACGCTGCCCCAGGCGCGGTTCCTGCTGATGTCGGCGACGCTCGGCGACACGACGTTCTTCGAGCAGGCCCTCACCACGATCAACGGGCGGCCGACGGTGACGGTGAAGTCCACCGACCGTCCCGTGCCACTCGAGTTCGCCTACGCCGAGATTCCGCTGGCGCACACGCTGGAGAAACTCGCCGACGAGGGCAAGACCCCGGTCTACGTCGTGCACTTCACGCAAGCCGACGCGGCAGGCAGCGCGCAGGACTTCACGAGCCTGAAGATCTGCACGCGGGAAGAGAAGGCGGCGATTGCCGAGATCATCAAGGACTTCGCCTTCACGAGTCCGTACGGTTCGGAGATTCGCAAGTGGCTCAGGCACGGCATCGGCCTGCACCACGCAGGTCTGCTTCCCAAGTACCGGGTGCTCGTCGAACAGCTCGCGCAGCGCGGATTTCTGAAGATCATCTGCGGCACCGACACGCTCGGCGTCGGCATCAACGTGCCCATCCGCACGGTGCTGTTCACGCGGCTGTGCAAGTTCGACGGGCAGAAGACCGCGCATCTCAGCGCTCGCGACTTCCACCAGATCGCGGGGCGGGCCGGACGCAAGGGCTTCGACACGCGCGGCTTCGTGGTCGTGCAGGCGCCGGAGCACGTGATCGAGAACATCAAGCTCAGCGAGAAGGCGGCCCGGGACGGCAAGAAGGTCGTCAAGCGCCGGCCGCCCGACCACAACTTCGTCAACTGGGACCTGGCGACCTTCAAGCGGCTCATGGCCGCCCAACCCGAGCAGCTCGTCTCGCGGTTCCACGTGTCGCACGGCATGCTGCTCAACGTGCTCAGCCGCCGCGGCGACGGCTGCCGCGCGATGCGACACATGATCCGCGACTGTCACGAGACCGCCGCCGCGAAGAAGGCGCACACGCGTCGGGCGTGGCAGTTGTTCCGTGCGCTGGTCACGCGCCACATCGTGGAGTTCATTCCGAGAACGCCCGAGGGATCGACCTTGCAGGTCAACGTCGATCTGCAGGACGACTTCTCGATGGACCAGACGCTGTCACTCTACCTGCTCGAGACCATCCCGCTGCTCGACCCGGACTCGCCGGAATACGCGCTCGACCTGGTGACGCTGGTTGAATCGATCCTCGAGAATCCCGAACTCATCCTCAGGCGGCAACTGGACAAGATCAAGGACCGCGCGGTCGCGCAGATGAAAGCCGACGGCGTCGAGTACGACAAGCGCATGGAGGAACTCGAGAAACTCGAGTACCCCAAGCCGCTGCGCGAGTTCGTCTACACGACGTTCAACGCGTTCGCCGACCGGCATCCGTGGGTGGGCGAGGAGAACATCCGACCCAAGTCGATTGCACGCGAGATGTTCGAACAGTTCCGATCGTTCGCGGAGTACGTGCTCGACTACGACCTCGAGCGCGCCGAGGGCCTGCTGCTGCGGCACCTGAACAGCGTCTACAAGGCGCTGAGCCAGACGGTGCCCGATGGTGTGAAGACCGACCAGGTGTTCGAGATGGAACTGTACCTGCGCACGCTGATCCAGCAGGTCGACTCGAGCCTGGCCGACGAGTGGGAGAAGATGCGCGACCCGGACTACCGGCCGTACGAGCCGACCGGGCCGCGCGGCCAGGACCTCCGGCCGCCGGGCGCCGCGGAGGCGGATCGCGACATCACGCGCGACACCAAGCAGTTCACGGCGGCGATCCGAACCTCGGTGTTCACGTTCCTGCGTGCGTGGTCGATCGGGAGCCACCAGGCGGCGCTGGACGCACTCGCGAGCCCGGAGGACGCGGCGGGAGAGCCGTGGACGCCCGAGCGGCTGCGTACCGCGATCGAGGCCTACCGGACCGAGCACCAGTTGCTCCGCCTCGATCCGGAAGCGCGGAACATCCGCCACACCTACGTCGAGCCCGCCGGCGGCGGTCAGACCTTGCGCGTGCAGCAGATGCTCGTGGACCCGGAGATGGAGAACGACTGGGTGGCCGAATTCGACGTGGACCTGGCCGCGTCGCGAGACGCGGCGCGACCGGTCGTGAGGCTGCGCCGTATCGGCGTTCTGGCCGACGCCGGTGCCGTGACGAAGTAG
- a CDS encoding Uma2 family endonuclease: MAPAPRMTVSEYFQMPETVLPEELIFGAVRLAEAPTPRHQAILRDIGLALMLHLREFPNGQIWFSPVDVVLDRRDDLVIQPDLVYVTIPNLGIVRDRIWGAPDLVVEVLSPHPRIGDLGERLTWFARYGVLECWLVLQDERRIEVIAFEDRQIADRHSFREDEPIRSRVLPEFGSSFNGMVNG, from the coding sequence GTGGCACCAGCACCGCGGATGACCGTGTCCGAGTACTTCCAAATGCCGGAAACCGTCCTGCCGGAGGAGCTGATCTTCGGCGCGGTGCGGTTGGCCGAGGCGCCGACGCCCAGGCACCAGGCGATCCTGAGGGACATCGGCCTGGCCCTGATGCTCCACTTGCGCGAGTTCCCGAACGGCCAGATCTGGTTCTCGCCGGTGGACGTGGTGCTCGACCGCCGGGACGACCTGGTCATCCAGCCGGACCTGGTGTACGTGACCATCCCGAATCTCGGGATTGTCCGGGATCGGATCTGGGGGGCGCCGGATCTCGTCGTCGAGGTGTTGTCCCCGCACCCGAGAATCGGGGATCTTGGAGAGCGCCTGACCTGGTTCGCGCGGTACGGAGTGCTCGAGTGCTGGCTGGTCCTCCAGGACGAACGCCGGATCGAGGTGATCGCATTCGAGGATCGCCAAATCGCCGACCGGCACTCGTTTCGAGAAGACGAGCCCATTCGTTCGCGCGTTCTGCCGGAGTTCGGGTCGTCGTTCAACGGCATGGTGAACGGGTGA
- a CDS encoding TPM domain-containing protein codes for MRQTPRHPAWLALLLLCATPTAAWAAIDVPYLTGRVVDNANIIEAYTRGRLSERLKAHEQATGNQIVVLTVPTIQSVSIEEYAVKVFEGWKLGQQGKDNGVLVVVVPQDRKMRIEVGYGLEPTLTDGMCGQIIRNVMTPQFKTGNYDRGIEEGVGVLIARLEGTGEVPNAPPSEAAASSRDLFKGPDLPWTQRLLIGAFIFGIIGLFTVIGVLTPGVGWFLYFFLIPFWAMFPIVVVGVNGTVGLLAAYLIGYPATKILLARTEWYKKAAKDLKSKGTASIGGFTISGSGGSSGFSSGGGFSGGGGSSGGGGSSGSW; via the coding sequence ATGAGGCAGACTCCGCGACACCCGGCGTGGTTGGCGCTGCTGCTCTTGTGCGCCACACCAACAGCAGCATGGGCCGCGATCGACGTCCCCTACCTGACGGGCCGTGTCGTCGACAACGCCAACATCATCGAGGCGTACACCCGCGGGCGGCTGTCGGAGCGCCTCAAGGCGCACGAGCAGGCGACCGGCAACCAGATCGTGGTCCTGACGGTGCCGACCATCCAGTCCGTCAGCATCGAAGAGTACGCGGTGAAGGTGTTCGAAGGCTGGAAGCTCGGGCAGCAGGGAAAGGACAACGGCGTGCTGGTCGTTGTCGTGCCTCAGGATCGGAAGATGCGCATCGAGGTCGGGTACGGCCTCGAGCCCACGTTGACCGATGGGATGTGCGGCCAGATCATCCGCAACGTGATGACGCCGCAGTTCAAGACGGGCAACTACGATCGCGGCATCGAAGAGGGCGTGGGTGTTCTCATCGCGCGGCTCGAGGGAACGGGCGAGGTCCCGAATGCGCCTCCATCCGAGGCGGCGGCGTCGAGTCGGGATCTGTTCAAGGGGCCGGACCTGCCCTGGACCCAGCGTCTCCTCATTGGCGCGTTCATCTTCGGGATCATCGGGCTGTTCACGGTGATCGGGGTGCTGACGCCGGGCGTCGGGTGGTTCCTGTACTTCTTCCTGATCCCGTTCTGGGCGATGTTCCCGATCGTGGTCGTCGGCGTCAACGGGACGGTCGGTCTGCTGGCTGCCTACCTCATCGGCTATCCGGCTACCAAGATCCTGCTGGCCCGAACGGAGTGGTACAAGAAGGCCGCCAAGGACCTGAAGAGCAAGGGGACCGCGAGCATCGGCGGCTTCACCATCAGCGGCTCGGGCGGATCGTCGGGCTTTTCATCGGGCGGCGGTTTCTCGGGCGGCGGTGGGAGCTCGGGGGGCGGTGGCAGTTCGGGAAGTTGGTGA
- a CDS encoding TPM domain-containing protein → MFLTTAEADAIDAAVARVESRTGVQVVTAIVGKSDAYVELPWKAFALGASLAACAVVIADATSPEWITARTALLHAVTILGIAAACALLAVFVPPFGRLFLRKTRRDVEVRQYAESLFLKHEMFGTRRRTSVLVFISLFERRIEVLPDVGLHERVSEADWRALVGRITPLLRRARTSDALQEGLTALESLLVEKGCCATEAGPNELPNLPIEEAGA, encoded by the coding sequence ATGTTCCTGACCACAGCTGAAGCCGATGCCATCGACGCGGCGGTGGCCCGCGTCGAATCGCGGACCGGCGTGCAGGTCGTCACGGCCATCGTGGGCAAGTCGGACGCCTACGTCGAACTGCCCTGGAAAGCGTTCGCACTGGGCGCATCACTCGCCGCTTGCGCCGTGGTCATCGCCGACGCGACCTCCCCCGAGTGGATCACGGCCCGCACGGCGCTCCTCCATGCCGTGACGATCCTTGGCATCGCCGCCGCATGTGCGCTGCTGGCCGTGTTCGTCCCGCCGTTCGGGCGGCTCTTCCTGCGCAAGACGCGGCGGGACGTCGAGGTGCGCCAGTACGCGGAATCGCTGTTTCTGAAGCACGAGATGTTTGGCACGCGCCGACGCACCAGCGTGCTCGTCTTCATCAGCCTGTTCGAGCGCCGGATCGAGGTCCTGCCCGACGTCGGACTTCACGAGCGCGTGAGCGAGGCGGACTGGCGCGCCCTCGTCGGCCGCATAACCCCGCTCCTCCGGCGGGCCCGAACGTCTGACGCGCTGCAGGAAGGGCTGACCGCGCTCGAATCGCTGCTCGTCGAGAAGGGATGCTGCGCGACCGAGGCCGGCCCGAACGAACTGCCCAACCTGCCCATCGAGGAGGCCGGCGCATGA
- a CDS encoding MFS transporter — MLVLSTALSFLDRQVLAALAPVLKEQFHLSNEGYGYIVSAFSLTYAVFAPGAGLLIDRVGLGRGIAAVVGLWSAAAAATGLVGGLAGLLACRAALGAAESGGIAGTAKGFAVYLEPGERAMGTALNQVGITLGMVAAPLFVGWLAASYGWRAAFVATGLVGFAWIPLWVLTVRRVPLPTTATGDTPRATASDLAHDWRLWGLAVANILMMMVYSLWMNWTTVFLVSAHHLSPADANRRFAWIPPVFASLGGLFGGWYSMRRARAGNQLYAARLRVCVVSAVLLTCTVAVPWVPNVSVATALIGASFFMAVAMSANIYAMPLDLFGADHAAFAVSVLTASYGLMQTVASPLFGRLIDGYGFGPVCVGCGVLPLASVAVLVLVGRQPIQAERA, encoded by the coding sequence GTGCTCGTGCTCTCAACCGCGCTCAGCTTCCTCGACCGACAGGTGCTCGCCGCACTGGCGCCGGTTCTCAAAGAGCAGTTTCATCTTTCCAACGAGGGCTACGGCTACATCGTCTCGGCGTTCTCGCTGACGTACGCCGTCTTCGCGCCTGGCGCCGGACTGTTGATCGACCGCGTCGGACTGGGTCGAGGCATCGCAGCGGTCGTTGGCCTGTGGTCGGCGGCTGCCGCTGCAACCGGACTGGTTGGCGGCCTCGCGGGACTGCTGGCGTGCCGAGCAGCGCTCGGCGCGGCCGAATCGGGCGGCATTGCGGGCACGGCCAAAGGGTTCGCCGTGTACCTGGAACCCGGCGAGCGTGCGATGGGCACGGCGCTGAACCAGGTGGGCATCACCCTCGGCATGGTGGCCGCCCCGCTCTTCGTCGGGTGGCTGGCGGCTTCCTACGGATGGCGTGCGGCCTTCGTCGCCACCGGCCTCGTCGGCTTCGCGTGGATTCCCCTCTGGGTCCTGACGGTTCGACGCGTGCCGTTGCCGACGACCGCGACCGGCGACACCCCGAGGGCGACGGCGAGCGACCTGGCGCACGACTGGCGGCTGTGGGGCCTGGCGGTCGCGAACATTCTGATGATGATGGTCTACAGTCTCTGGATGAACTGGACGACCGTCTTCCTCGTGTCCGCCCATCACCTCTCGCCGGCTGACGCCAATCGCCGCTTCGCGTGGATCCCACCCGTGTTCGCGTCGCTCGGCGGGCTCTTCGGCGGCTGGTACTCGATGCGTCGGGCGCGTGCAGGCAACCAGCTCTACGCCGCCCGGCTGCGGGTCTGCGTCGTCAGCGCTGTGCTGCTCACCTGCACCGTCGCGGTGCCGTGGGTGCCAAATGTCTCGGTGGCGACGGCGCTCATTGGCGCGAGCTTCTTCATGGCTGTCGCCATGAGCGCAAACATCTACGCGATGCCGCTCGACCTGTTCGGCGCGGACCACGCCGCATTCGCCGTGTCGGTCCTCACCGCATCGTACGGCCTGATGCAAACCGTCGCGTCGCCGCTTTTCGGCAGGCTGATCGACGGGTATGGGTTCGGTCCCGTCTGCGTGGGGTGCGGCGTCCTGCCGCTCGCGTCCGTGGCGGTGCTGGTTCTCGTGGGCCGTCAGCCGATCCAAGCCGAGCGGGCTTGA
- a CDS encoding AMP-binding protein, with product MRLDELFVRTAKRYEKKVAIVDRATNQRVSYKAALLRSLILAEKLKSFDEGFVGIMVPTSGGCIYAMLAVLLSGRTPVMINYSTGAADNCLDAQRRLAFRTILTSRTLLDRIKCPVVDGMVCLEDLARNVSVLDKVRGALRASASADRIVARLRRRREDENAVILFTSGSEKEPKAVPLTHGNIAANLTAIAQVLDFGADDVMLANLPLFHVFGLTVNLWLPVERGMTIVTCPNPLEFKSVCGAIRDEAVTVMVGTPAFLAGYLQKSDPGDFRTVRLMIAGADKCPEPLRRGYWDKHRIILLEGYGATETSPVISVNTPQHNRPGSVGKPLPNVEVRLEHYDTGETCAVNQIGKVLVKGPSVMKGYFDDFEATALHIRHGWYDTGDMGYQDDDGYLWHVGRLRRFLKVAGEMVSLVKVEDVLEKFLPDDCACCVVEVPDALRGARIVAAVTAQVDERSVLSQMTESLPRIAIPKQFVILPELPKMSSGKLDFRRITEMVRDLVQKREPHASA from the coding sequence GTGCGCCTCGACGAGCTCTTCGTCAGAACCGCGAAGCGGTACGAGAAGAAGGTGGCGATCGTCGACCGCGCCACCAACCAGCGCGTGTCGTACAAGGCCGCCCTGCTTCGCTCGCTGATCCTCGCCGAGAAGCTCAAGTCGTTCGACGAGGGGTTCGTCGGCATCATGGTGCCGACCAGCGGCGGCTGCATCTACGCGATGCTGGCCGTGCTCCTGAGCGGCCGCACGCCGGTGATGATCAACTACTCGACCGGCGCCGCCGACAACTGCCTGGACGCCCAGCGTCGCCTCGCCTTCCGGACGATTCTCACGTCACGAACACTGCTGGATCGGATCAAGTGTCCGGTCGTGGACGGGATGGTGTGCCTGGAGGATCTGGCCCGGAACGTCTCGGTCCTCGACAAGGTGCGGGGCGCCCTCCGCGCGTCGGCGTCCGCCGACCGCATCGTCGCCCGGCTGCGCCGGCGCAGGGAGGACGAGAATGCGGTCATCCTGTTCACGAGCGGCAGCGAGAAGGAGCCAAAGGCCGTCCCGCTGACGCACGGCAACATCGCGGCCAACCTGACGGCAATCGCCCAGGTGCTCGATTTCGGCGCCGACGATGTGATGCTGGCGAACCTGCCGCTGTTCCACGTCTTCGGCCTCACCGTCAACCTGTGGCTGCCGGTCGAGCGGGGCATGACGATCGTCACGTGCCCCAACCCGCTCGAGTTCAAGTCCGTCTGCGGCGCCATCCGCGACGAGGCCGTGACCGTGATGGTCGGCACGCCGGCGTTCCTCGCGGGGTACCTCCAGAAGTCCGATCCCGGCGACTTCCGAACCGTCCGCCTCATGATAGCGGGCGCCGACAAGTGCCCCGAGCCGCTCCGACGCGGCTACTGGGACAAACACCGCATCATCCTGCTCGAGGGCTATGGGGCGACCGAGACGAGCCCGGTCATCTCGGTGAATACACCGCAGCACAACCGGCCCGGGTCGGTCGGCAAGCCGCTGCCCAACGTCGAGGTCCGGTTGGAACACTACGACACGGGCGAGACGTGCGCGGTCAATCAGATCGGCAAGGTGCTCGTCAAGGGCCCGAGCGTGATGAAGGGGTACTTCGACGACTTCGAGGCGACGGCCCTTCACATCCGCCACGGGTGGTACGACACGGGCGACATGGGCTACCAGGATGATGACGGCTACCTGTGGCACGTCGGGCGCCTGCGCCGCTTCCTGAAGGTGGCGGGCGAGATGGTGTCGCTCGTCAAGGTGGAGGACGTGCTGGAGAAGTTCCTGCCCGACGACTGCGCGTGCTGCGTCGTCGAGGTGCCAGACGCCCTTCGCGGCGCGCGGATCGTGGCGGCCGTGACGGCACAGGTGGACGAGCGGAGCGTCCTGTCCCAGATGACCGAATCGTTGCCCCGGATTGCCATTCCCAAGCAGTTCGTCATACTGCCCGAGTTGCCGAAGATGAGCAGCGGGAAGCTGGACTTCCGCAGGATCACGGAGATGGTGCGGGATCTCGTCCAAAAGCGCGAGCCTCACGCGAGCGCCTGA
- a CDS encoding DUF4070 domain-containing protein, giving the protein DDNLIGSPTRAKDLLRAMIPWMEQRGYPFELNTQVSVNLAADAELLDLMIRAGFQRVFVGIESTDAASLELSGKRQNLAIDLNDACGILTRAGLQVIAGCIIGFDHEEPGVDQRLIDFAARNQIPEMFVTPLQVGPGTRLWERLEREGRWLPTAWSDDLGSQTGSINFETTRPLEEINAELAHVYEALYEPGAYIERAFGQFARMRPPTFQRAFLMPTASELRALAIMLFRQTVLYRSRWTFLRRLAQALARFPERVPAYLAACVIGEHYFEYRHTVSGQLAGAASRWTHERGPREASTPAAP; this is encoded by the coding sequence GATGACAACCTGATCGGCAGCCCGACGCGCGCCAAGGACCTGCTGCGGGCGATGATCCCCTGGATGGAGCAGCGCGGCTACCCGTTCGAGCTGAATACCCAGGTCTCGGTGAATCTCGCAGCCGACGCGGAACTCCTCGACCTGATGATCCGAGCCGGGTTCCAGCGCGTGTTCGTCGGGATCGAGAGCACCGATGCGGCGTCGCTCGAATTGAGCGGCAAGCGGCAGAACCTGGCGATCGATCTGAACGACGCGTGCGGAATCCTCACGAGGGCGGGCCTGCAGGTCATCGCCGGATGCATCATCGGGTTCGACCACGAGGAGCCCGGCGTGGACCAGCGGCTGATCGACTTCGCCGCACGGAACCAGATCCCGGAGATGTTCGTCACGCCGCTGCAGGTCGGGCCGGGCACACGCCTGTGGGAGAGGCTCGAGCGGGAGGGGCGGTGGCTTCCCACCGCGTGGAGCGATGACTTGGGAAGCCAGACGGGGTCGATCAACTTCGAGACGACGAGACCGCTCGAAGAGATCAACGCCGAATTGGCTCACGTCTACGAAGCCCTGTACGAGCCCGGCGCGTACATCGAGCGTGCGTTCGGCCAGTTCGCCCGCATGCGCCCGCCGACGTTCCAGAGGGCGTTCCTCATGCCGACCGCCAGCGAACTCCGTGCGCTCGCGATCATGCTCTTCCGCCAGACGGTGTTGTACCGGTCGCGTTGGACGTTCCTGCGCCGGCTCGCTCAGGCGCTGGCGCGGTTCCCGGAACGGGTGCCGGCGTACCTCGCGGCGTGCGTGATTGGCGAACACTACTTCGAGTACCGGCACACCGTGTCCGGGCAGCTGGCCGGAGCCGCCAGCCGCTGGACGCACGAGCGTGGCCCGCGCGAAGCCAGCACACCCGCCGCTCCCTGA
- a CDS encoding 3-deoxy-7-phosphoheptulonate synthase, which yields MLRPTDDLRIRDVRPLIPPAILLEELPLGEQASNVVAEARAAITSVLHGADPRLIVVVGPCSIHDTAAALEYAGRLMAIARPLGDSLVVVMRAYFEKPRTVVGWKGLINDPDLDGSYRINKGLRLARRLLLDVNELGLPTGSEFLDTQIPQHIADLTSWGAIGARTAESQVHRELASGLSMPVGFKNGTDGDTQVAIDALVTARHQHWFPGVTKQGVSAILQTTGNDACHVILRGGAQTGPNYDATTVDSVCAQLTGRGLPGMVMVDCSHGNSQRDHRRQGVVAEDVCRQVASGSRQICGVMIESQLVEGRQDYEAGRDLVYGQSITDACISIEDTARILEHLADAQQVRLRQNP from the coding sequence ATGCTCAGGCCGACCGACGATCTCCGAATTCGCGACGTCCGGCCCTTGATCCCGCCGGCGATTCTGCTCGAGGAGCTTCCGCTCGGCGAGCAGGCGTCGAATGTGGTGGCCGAGGCTCGCGCCGCCATCACGAGCGTCCTCCATGGTGCCGATCCGCGCTTGATCGTCGTCGTCGGTCCGTGCTCGATCCACGACACCGCGGCCGCGCTCGAATACGCCGGTCGCCTGATGGCCATCGCGAGACCGCTCGGCGACAGCCTCGTGGTCGTGATGCGGGCCTACTTCGAAAAGCCGCGGACCGTGGTCGGATGGAAAGGTCTGATCAACGACCCCGATCTCGACGGCAGCTACCGGATCAACAAGGGGCTGCGCCTGGCGCGGCGGCTGCTGCTCGACGTGAACGAACTCGGCCTGCCGACCGGCTCGGAATTTCTCGACACGCAGATCCCACAGCACATCGCCGACCTGACGTCGTGGGGCGCGATTGGCGCCCGCACCGCGGAGAGCCAGGTCCACCGCGAGCTCGCGTCCGGCCTGTCGATGCCGGTCGGCTTCAAGAACGGCACGGACGGGGACACGCAAGTGGCGATCGACGCCCTCGTGACGGCCCGGCACCAGCACTGGTTCCCTGGCGTGACCAAGCAGGGCGTCTCCGCCATTCTCCAGACGACCGGCAACGACGCCTGCCACGTGATCCTGCGCGGCGGGGCCCAGACCGGGCCGAACTACGATGCCACCACGGTCGACTCGGTGTGCGCGCAGTTGACGGGGCGGGGACTGCCAGGCATGGTCATGGTGGACTGCTCGCACGGGAACAGCCAGCGCGACCATCGCCGGCAGGGAGTGGTTGCGGAGGATGTGTGCCGGCAGGTGGCGTCGGGATCGCGACAGATCTGCGGTGTGATGATCGAGAGCCAGTTGGTCGAGGGGCGGCAGGACTACGAGGCTGGTCGCGATCTCGTCTACGGTCAGAGCATCACGGACGCCTGCATCTCCATCGAAGACACCGCCCGGATCCTGGAGCACCTCGCCGACGCACAGCAGGTCCGCTTGCGACAGAACCCCTAG
- a CDS encoding TrpB-like pyridoxal phosphate-dependent enzyme translates to MTDTKITLPENEIPTHFYNIAPDLPTPLLPPLHPVTREPIGPEALAPIFPSGLIAQEMSQEPMVEIPDEVRDIYRLYRPTPMFRARAFEEALDTPARIYYKSEHVSPVGSHKLNTAIMQAYVNKQEGVRRLATETGAGQWGSALSCACRLIGLECMVYMVRISYDQKPYRRIMMKTYGAEIVASPSNLTAAGRAMLAEDPSSPGSLGLAISEAVEDAAQRDDTKYALGSVLNHVLLHQTIIGQEAKKQMELAGDYPDILIGCHGGGSNFGGLVFPFLKDKLSGARPELRAIAVEPTSCPSLTRGTREYDFGDTAGTTPLMMMHTLGHRFMPAPVHAGGLRYHGSSPIVSHLLAAGVVQAEAYDQREVFESAVKFARSEGTIPAPESAHAIHSAVRHALEAREAGERRVIVFNLSGHGLFDLAAYEAFLGGRL, encoded by the coding sequence GTGACCGACACGAAGATTACGCTGCCCGAAAACGAAATCCCGACCCACTTCTACAACATCGCGCCCGATCTGCCGACGCCCCTGCTGCCGCCGCTCCATCCGGTCACGCGTGAACCGATCGGCCCGGAGGCCCTCGCGCCGATCTTCCCGTCAGGGCTCATCGCGCAGGAGATGTCGCAGGAGCCGATGGTCGAGATTCCTGACGAGGTGCGCGACATCTACCGGCTCTACCGGCCGACCCCGATGTTCCGTGCCCGTGCCTTCGAGGAGGCGCTCGACACGCCGGCGCGCATCTACTACAAGTCGGAACACGTGAGCCCGGTGGGCAGCCACAAGCTCAACACCGCGATCATGCAGGCGTACGTGAACAAGCAGGAAGGGGTGCGCCGCCTGGCCACCGAAACCGGGGCGGGGCAGTGGGGCAGTGCGCTCTCCTGCGCCTGTCGGCTGATTGGCCTGGAGTGCATGGTCTACATGGTGCGCATCAGCTACGACCAGAAGCCGTACCGCCGCATCATGATGAAGACCTATGGCGCCGAGATCGTCGCGAGTCCCTCGAACCTGACGGCGGCCGGGCGCGCGATGCTCGCCGAGGATCCGAGCTCGCCGGGCAGCCTCGGCCTCGCGATCTCCGAGGCGGTGGAGGACGCCGCCCAGAGGGACGACACGAAATACGCGCTCGGCAGCGTGCTGAACCACGTGCTGCTCCACCAGACCATCATCGGGCAGGAAGCGAAGAAACAGATGGAACTGGCGGGCGATTACCCGGACATCCTGATCGGGTGTCACGGCGGCGGCAGCAACTTCGGCGGCCTCGTGTTCCCGTTCCTGAAAGACAAGCTGTCGGGTGCGCGCCCGGAATTGCGCGCCATCGCGGTGGAACCGACTTCGTGCCCGAGCCTGACGCGTGGTACGCGCGAGTACGATTTTGGCGACACCGCCGGGACCACGCCGCTCATGATGATGCACACGCTCGGACACCGGTTCATGCCCGCGCCGGTGCATGCGGGCGGCCTGCGCTACCACGGCTCCTCCCCGATCGTCAGCCACCTGCTGGCCGCGGGCGTCGTGCAAGCCGAAGCGTACGACCAGCGGGAGGTGTTCGAGAGCGCGGTGAAGTTCGCCCGCTCGGAAGGCACCATCCCGGCGCCCGAGTCGGCGCATGCCATCCACAGCGCCGTCCGTCACGCGCTCGAGGCGCGCGAGGCGGGCGAGCGTCGGGTTATCGTGTTCAACCTGTCCGGGCACGGGCTGTTCGATCTGGCCGCGTACGAGGCGTTCCTCGGCGGACGACTGTAG